In Hymenobacter sublimis, a single genomic region encodes these proteins:
- a CDS encoding beta-1,3-glucanase family protein yields the protein MKKRTLYSLILLWLSALLPCGAWAQGSIPFTIANNSPFPDTDLYVAIVGIDGAGNHVWINAANSQVLPMSSSYNTVTGPTYNGNTGPGSNSKYAACFTRLSSIPNKTFTLPYIAGCRVFISRGQQLYLYFFGSSGAPSGYAAPNPLNPNDPNRDIMYEFVELTNNQYGFFGNTTRVDAFRYPMGLELFGAGGYQKRTGELKTAADIVAAYKANVPAEFQGTVNNATGEITFPAKTAAFADGTNGTTPGPYGNYFKSYIDAIWNKYKTTDLIFYAGNAGVFKGRVDANDRLTVVGQSGAFAGRTGIINGRPTTQMAFEGKGLLDNRVGDGDCDLVVQAQMTAAINRHVVDVTTAAPGQQNWYDASKYYQAAPANYYARFWHLPGISVDNLSYGFAYDDVNDQSATLHTPQPTKVVATFGGYAGTTTTPPPATGVATVYKDCNYTGTAVALPAGNYNLAALQSRGILNDDVSSLRVNAGYEVVLYENDNFTGGTLTVGSAGNACLVNNPLGTSNWNDKTTSLRVRATTTSTFSVLLQAEAANVNSGMTVETTTDTGGGQNMGFVDANDYLVFNAINFPTTGTYTIEYRVASPSGGTVSSDLNAGAIQLGNTTIPATGGWQNWTTVSRTVTVNAGTYNFGVFAQTGGWNINWIRITRATAARPATITAAAPEAATAGTQLYPNPVVNRLRLSGGNLSLAGSQYRIVDMQGRTVATGAFDEGTAEISALRAGMYLLVVRTKDQQTITHRFAK from the coding sequence AGCCAGGTGCTCCCCATGAGCTCCTCCTACAATACCGTAACGGGCCCGACCTACAACGGCAACACCGGGCCCGGCAGCAACTCCAAGTACGCGGCCTGTTTTACCCGGCTGAGCAGCATTCCGAACAAGACCTTTACCCTGCCCTACATTGCGGGGTGCCGGGTGTTTATCTCGCGGGGGCAGCAGCTCTACCTGTACTTCTTTGGCTCGTCGGGGGCGCCCTCGGGCTACGCGGCCCCTAACCCCCTGAACCCGAATGATCCGAACCGGGACATCATGTACGAGTTTGTGGAGCTGACCAACAACCAGTACGGGTTCTTCGGCAATACTACCCGCGTGGATGCTTTCCGCTACCCCATGGGCCTAGAGCTGTTCGGGGCGGGCGGCTACCAGAAGCGCACCGGGGAACTGAAAACGGCCGCCGACATTGTGGCCGCCTACAAAGCCAACGTACCCGCTGAGTTTCAGGGCACGGTGAACAACGCCACCGGCGAAATCACCTTCCCAGCCAAAACGGCCGCCTTTGCCGATGGCACCAACGGCACTACCCCCGGCCCCTACGGCAACTACTTCAAGAGCTATATCGACGCCATCTGGAACAAGTACAAGACCACGGACCTGATTTTCTACGCCGGCAACGCGGGCGTGTTCAAGGGCCGCGTGGACGCCAACGACCGGCTGACGGTAGTGGGCCAGTCGGGTGCTTTTGCGGGCCGCACGGGCATTATCAACGGCCGCCCCACCACCCAAATGGCCTTTGAGGGCAAAGGCTTGCTCGACAACCGCGTCGGCGACGGGGACTGTGACCTAGTAGTGCAAGCCCAAATGACGGCCGCCATTAACCGCCACGTAGTGGACGTAACCACTGCCGCTCCCGGCCAGCAGAACTGGTACGATGCCAGCAAATACTACCAGGCCGCCCCGGCCAACTACTACGCCCGCTTCTGGCACCTGCCTGGCATCAGCGTGGATAACCTCAGCTACGGCTTTGCTTACGACGACGTGAACGACCAATCGGCGACCTTGCACACGCCCCAGCCCACCAAGGTTGTTGCCACCTTCGGCGGTTACGCCGGCACCACAACCACGCCACCACCCGCTACCGGCGTGGCTACCGTGTACAAGGACTGCAACTACACGGGCACGGCCGTGGCCCTGCCCGCCGGCAACTATAACCTAGCCGCGCTGCAAAGCCGGGGCATCCTCAATGATGACGTGTCTTCCCTGAGGGTAAATGCTGGCTACGAGGTAGTACTATATGAAAACGACAACTTCACGGGCGGCACCCTCACGGTGGGTAGCGCCGGCAACGCCTGCCTGGTAAACAACCCCCTGGGAACCAGCAACTGGAACGACAAGACCACCTCCTTGCGGGTGCGCGCCACTACCACTTCTACCTTTAGCGTACTGCTGCAGGCCGAAGCTGCTAACGTGAACAGCGGCATGACGGTAGAAACCACCACCGATACCGGCGGCGGACAAAACATGGGCTTCGTAGATGCCAATGACTACCTGGTATTCAACGCCATCAACTTCCCAACCACCGGTACCTATACCATTGAGTACCGGGTAGCCAGCCCCAGCGGCGGTACCGTGTCGTCAGACTTAAATGCCGGTGCTATTCAGCTGGGCAACACCACCATTCCGGCCACCGGCGGCTGGCAGAACTGGACGACCGTATCGAGAACCGTAACGGTGAATGCCGGCACCTACAACTTCGGCGTATTCGCCCAGACCGGCGGTTGGAACATTAACTGGATTCGGATTACGCGGGCCACGGCAGCCCGCCCCGCGACTATAACCGCGGCAGCGCCCGAAGCCGCTACGGCCGGCACCCAGCTCTACCCCAACCCGGTAGTAAACCGCCTGCGCCTAAGTGGCGGCAATCTAAGCCTGGCTGGCAGTCAGTACCGCATCGTAGACATGCAGGGCCGCACTGTAGCTACCGGCGCCTTCGATGAGGGAACGGCCGAGATTAGCGCCCTGCGGGCAGGCATGTACCTGCTGGTGGTGCGCACGAAAGACCAACAGACAATTACCCACCGCTTCGCGA